The genomic segment AATTACGGCGTCGCGACGGCGGTCGGCCTGTTCAAGTCGGTCGTATCGTTCATCATGATCGGAATCTCGTATATGCTGGCGTACCGGCTGACGAATTATCGGATTTTCTAGAAAAGCGGGGTGCGGAAGGATGCAAGCTTCGTTAGGCAGGCGTGCCTTCCTTGTATGCAACTACTTGTTTCTGACTGCTGCTGCGGCCGCATGTCTGCTGCCGATGCTGAACGTGCTGGCGGTCTCCTTCAGTTCAAGCTCTGCCGTCTCGGCGGGAGCGGTCAAGCTGTGGCCCGTCGGCTTCACGCTCAAGTCGTACGCGTTCGTCGTCGGCAAGCCCGAATTCGGCAAGGCGTTCCTCGTGTCGCTGGCCCGCGTGGCCGCCGGCGTCCCGCTGAACATGCTGCTGACGATTCTGGTCGCCTATCCGCTGTCCAAGGACCGGAAGCAATTCCGCTTCCGCAACTTCTATGCGTGGTACTTCGTGCTGACGATGCTGTTCAGCGGCGGACTGATTCCCTGGTATATGACGATCAAGATGACCGGGATCATCGATTCGTTCTGGGCGCTCATTCTGCCCGGGGCGGTGCCGATCTTTAACGTGATTCTGCTGCTTAACTTCTTCAAGTCGCTGCCGGAGGAGATTGAGGAGGCGGCCGAGATGGACGGCGCGGGCAGGTGGCAGGCGCTCTGGCGCATCGCGGTTCCGCTGTCGGCGCCCGCGGTCGCCACGCTGACGCTGTTCAGCATCGTCACGCACTGGAATTCTTGGTTCGAGGGTCTCATTTTGATGAACAGCCCGAGCCATTACCCGCTGCAGAGCTACCTGCAGACCGTCATCGTCGGCCGCGATTTGTCGCTGCTGACGTCGGCCGACATCGCCCGCTGGTCGGAGATCAACGACCGGACGTCGAAGGCGGCGCAGGTGTTCGTCGCGATGGTGCCCGTGCTGCTCGTCTATCCGTTCCTGCAGAAGTACTTCGCGGAAGGGATCGTCATGGGCAGCGTCAAGGGATAACGGTGAGGGATAACGGCGAGGGAGAACGGCGAGGGCAAGAGAGGCCCGAGATGCAATATCGCAACAAGACAAGTTCGCAGTAAGGCAGTTCGCAACAAGGCATAATCGCCCAAAAGGGAGAAGAGAGACATGTTAAAGATCGCATTTATCGGCGCGGGAAGCACCATCTTCGCCAAAAACGTGCTCGGCGACTGCATGATGACGCCGGCGCTGGCCGAAGCGCATATCGCGCTTCACGACATCGATCTCGCGCGGCTCAAGGAATCCGAGACGATGCTGAACAATCTGAACCGCAACAATGGCAGCAAGGCGACGATCAAGGCGTATGCCGACCGGCGCGAAGCGCTGCGGGGCGCGACCTATGTCGTCAACGCGATCACGGCGGGCGCCTTCGAGCCGTACATCCGGGGAGATCACGAGATTCCGCGCAAATATGGACTGAAGCAGACGTACGCAGACACGCTCGGCATCGGCGGCTTGTTCAGGGCGCTGCGCACGATCGGTCCGATGCTGGACTTCGCGCGCGATATGGAGGAATTGTGCCCGGACGCATGGTTCCTTAACTACACGAACCCGATGGCGATCCTGACCGGCGCGCTGCTGCGGGGAACCGGCATCAAGGCGGTCGGTCTGTGCCACAGCGTGCAGGTGTGCGCGAAGGAGCTGCTCGAGGGGCTCGGCATGAGCGCAGAGGGCGTGCGCTGGCGAATCGCGGGCATCAACCATCAGGCCTGGCTGCTGGACATTACCCGGGACGGCGAGGACCTGTATCCCGAGATCAAACGGCGCGCCGCCGCCAGGCCGGGACCGCACGACGACATGGTCCGCTACGAGATCATGAATACGTTCGGCAGCTACGTGACCGAATCGAGCATGCACGGCGCCGAATACATGCCTTATTTTATCAAGAACGCTTACCCCGAGCTGCTCGAGCGCTACAATATCCCGACGGAGAACTACAAGGGCTGGGGCAACAGCCGCCAGGAATATTGGGATCGCGTCATGAGGGAGCTGGTGAACGACGCCTCCATCGTCCATGTCCGCACGCACGAATACGCTTCTTATATTATGGAGGCGATGGAGACGAATACGCCTTTTAAGATCGCGGGCAACGTGCTGAACACGGGCGGCCTCATCTCCAACCTGCCGGAGGAAGCTTGCGTCGAGGTGCCGTGCCTCGTCGATGCCAACGGCGTCACCCCAACGCGGTTCGGTCCGCTGCCGCAGCAATTGGCGGCGCTCAACCGGACCAACATCAACATGCAACTGCTCGCCATCGAAGCCGCGCTGACCCGCAAGCGCGAATATATTTACCATGCCGCGCTGCTCGACCCGCACACGTCCGCGGAGCTGCCGATCGACAAGATCAAGGCGCTCGTCGACGAGATGCTCGAAGCGAACGGCGACATGCTGCCCACTTACGCGTAAACAGATCCGATTAGCTCCCCGGCTCGCGACCGCTGGGCAGGCAAATAAAAAGCAAGCACGCTTCCGGTCCATGCCGGATGGTGCTTGCTTTTATTTTCCCGAGACAGAGAGCGGGAGAGTCGTTTACACGCGCAGCAGATCCGCAAATCCGTCCGCCGTCAGCAGGTTGCCGACATAGAACGGACCGAACTCGCCATAGCGCGCGCTGACTTCGTCGAATCTCATTTCGTACACGAGCTTCTTGAACTGCAGCGCCTCGTCCGCGAACAGCGTGACGCCCCACTCCCAGTCGTCGAACCCGATCGAGCCCGTGATGATCTGCTTGACCTTGCCTGCGTAGTTGCGTCCGATCATGCCGTGGCTGCGCATCAGCGTCTTGCGCTCGTCCATCGAGAGCGAATACCAGTTGTCGCCGAGCAGACGGCGCTTGTTCATCGGGTAGAAGCAAATATGCTTGGACTGCGGCAGAATCGGCTTGAGGCGTGCGGCGACCTCGGGAATCTGCATCGGATCGGTGCCCGCGGGCGCGAGGTAGCTGCTCAGCTCCACGATGCTGACGTACGAATATTCAGGCTTCGCGAACTTGGCAAAGGCCGAGCGGTTAAACGCGTTCTCGATCGCGTTCAGCTCCTCCAGCGTCTCGCGCAGGTGCATGAATACAAAATCGGCCTTCTGGCCGACGATCGCGTAGACGGCAAGACTGCCTTCCTTGCGTTCCTCGGTCGCCCGCCAGTCCGCGATCAGGCCCAGCAGCTCCTGCCGCGCGGTCTCGCGTTCCTCGGGGGCAGCGGCCTTCCAGGCCGTCCAGTCGATCGTGCGGAAATCGTGCAGCGCGTACCAGCCGTCCAGCGTTTGTGCGGCTTCACTCATTTTAGCAACTCTCCTTCTCGTCGTGCCTTGTCCAACATGACTTTTCCCATTTTAGCCTATATTCGCTCCCTCGGGCAAACGCCGGCGCGTCCTCCGCGTTGACTGTCCTCAAACCGATCTTGTAAACTAATAGAGCACACATCCGACCGGGAGGCTTAACATTTAAGATGAGAGAGATTCTGCAAGAGATTCTCGGCACCATGCTGTTCTTCGTCTTGTTCTTCGGCATCGGCTTTATCCTGAACATGCTGATCAAGACCACTTGGCTGCCGACTTGGATATATGTGATCGTCGTGCTGCCGCTGGGCGTATGGCACTTCTGGAATCCGGAGCTTAGCGTGCTCGCGTTCATCGGCGTGTTCACGCTGCCGTTTATCGCCGGCATCGGCGGCGCCCTGACGAGCGGCTGGGCGATTCGCGCATTGCGGCGCGGCGGCTACAAGATGTTCTGATGTGGAAAATGGACAGCCGGGAAATCAAACGCGTCTCCAAGTTCGCCGCGATCGGCGTGCTGAATACCGGCATCGACATCGCGATATTCGCGGCGCTCGTCTATGCGCTCGACTGGCCGTCGCTGCCGGCGCAATGCGTCTCCTATTTTCTCGCGTTCCTCAACAGCTATTGGTGGAACCGGCGCTGGACGTTCGGGATGCGGGAGCGCGGCAGCGCGAGGGAGCTGCTCAAGTTCGGCATCGTCAACGCGTTGTCCTTCCTGTGCGCCACCGGCGTGCTGCTCGCCGCGGAGAAGGGACTCGACCTGTCGCCGATCGTCGCCAAGCTCGTATCCGTCGCAGCCTCGCTTGCCGTCAACTATGTCGGAAGCAAGCTGTGGGTGTTCAGGCAGGATCCGGAGCCGGGGCGCGACAATTAAGATGAGATTGGAAAAAGCCGACGGAACGCATGGCGCGTTCGCGTCGGCTTTTTTGGGTTTTTTATCCGCGCCGCGCGATGACGATGAAGCAGGTGCTGTCCGGCAGGGGGACCGGGCGCCCTTGTTCGTCGAACAAAGCGACCTTGTCCGCCAACGCCTCCGTATACCCTTCCTGCAGGTAATGCCGCATGACGACGATTTCTGCTTTTTCGCCCAGCGTATCCCGAATGAAGCGCTCGTACCCGCTCGGTGTGAAGTAGCCGAATTGCTCCTGCACCTCGTGAACGTAGGCTTCCTCGCCCCAGGTGTACGTATAGAGGAACTCCATCGCGTCGTTGACCGGCAGCGACACCTCGTTCTGGCTTAGCTGCTCGTAGACGATCTTGCGTCCGGCAAAATCCCGGCTGTACCGCGCAAGCCACGCCAGTCCGTCGGGGTGCAGAAACCGGATGACGCGCCGCTCGTCCGGTTCGGTCATGATGCCGTCGCGGATAATGATGCGCCCGCCGTCCGATAGTACGTCGAACGCGCTCCGCAGCGCAGCGGCTACCGTATCCGGGTTGAAGCGCGCGCCGTTATAAGGAATGTAGGAGTACAGCTCGTGCAGGATCGAAGAGAAGATGACGGTGTCCACGCTGCCGGCCTCCACGTAGTCCTTGAGCGCCAGGGCGTCCCCCTGGAGCACCTCCCAGCCGCGGGCTTCCGCATGCTTTTTGCGGGTCAGCGCCTCGATGACGTTCGCCGATATATCGATGCCGACGGCCTTGACGTGCGGCAGCTTCTCCTCCAGCAGGTCCAGCAGCACGCCGCCGCCGGGTCCGATGTCCAGCACTTTTTGGCCGACAACGAAGTCCAGAATGACCTTTTTATAATCCGCCGTGCTGTTCATGTCCGCCAGATAAGTTTCTTCGTTGTGGAAACGGTCGTAGGCGTCGCGACGCAGCTCGAACAGGTCGAACAGCAGCAGCACCGCTTTCTCGTAGAGCGACGATTTTTCGGCCTCCACGCAAAAGTCGATGAGCCGTTCCGCAGCCGGCGAGAATTCGAAGTCGAAAAACAGCGTATCCGGCAGCTGCGACTTGCAAATGAGGCGATGGCGCAAATGCGGGTTCCCGAGCGCGTCGGTACCCGAGCTAATTCGCTCCCAATCCAGCTCGCCCAAGTATTTCTCGATGATCCGCTTTTTATAGACGTTGATTTTTTTGCTGCCCTTGTAGTCGTAGTACATCGCGTTCATGACGTTCTCGAAGCTGATATGCTTGACTTCCGGCAGCGTGTCGTCGCAGGCGACGATGGCGAAGATCTTCAGGAATTGCGCCAGCGAAAAGTCCTTTAGCGCGGCTTCGACGTACCAGAACGTCTTGGACTCCAGCGGCGTCAAAGCCGCGAGCAGGCTGTGCTCCGCATCGAGCGCCGCGAGTTCGCCCTCGAAGTCTTCGCCGCGACGGATCGACTGGGTCCGCAGCCGGCGCAAGCGCTCGCGGATCGGCAGCTGCGTCCCGGCGGCATTACCGGCCGCAATCCGGCGTACGATCGCGGCGACTTCGGGCTCGACCTCCGTCCAAAGCGCAGGAGATACGGCGGCGATAATGCAGTAGTTCAGCGCGGTCAGCATACGCTCCCGCTCCTCCGCCGAATCCAGCGACCGTTCCAGCGCGCGCGCCAGCGGATCGTGGTCCTCCGGCGGCACTTCGCCGCGGAGCTCCTGCCCGACGAGGCCGTGCGTCTCGACGAGCGCATGGACGAGCTGCGTGCGCTCGCTTGCAGCTCCGGCGGCAGCTTCCTGGCGGGCATAGAGCTGGGCGGAGCCGATATTGTGCACGCGGAAGTTGATTCCCTGCGCCTGCCAGCCGAGCCGGTCCCGGCGCGAGCCGCCCTTGGCCGTCTCGCACCAGGCGAGCGCCTCTTCCACAAGCTCCTTGATCCAGTAAGAGACCGGCAGCGCATCAAGCAGCCGCAGGCTCCGCTCCACGTAGTCGAGCACCGGGTTGGACTGCGTAAGTTCACGGATGGAGGCAATTCGTTCAAGATTGACGACGGTCTCCTCCGCGGAAGCGAGCAGCTTCAGCCAAGGCGGCGCAGCGGACAGCGCCTCCTCGGCATAGGGAGAACGACGGTAGGCTTCAATGGCTTCGAGAGACTTCGGCATCGGTTCTCCTCCTGTCATTACATATGTTGCGCCAGCAGCGCGTTAAACCGTTCCAGCAGCCGCTGGTCGTCTTCGCTGAAGCGATCCGGCAGCGGGCTGTCGATATCAAGCACCCCGATCAGTTCGCCTGCCGCGTCATAGAGCGGCACGACGATCTCCGAGCGCGACGCGGCGTCGCAGGCGATATGCCCGGGGAACGCGTGCACGTCCGGCACGCGCAGCGTCTCGCGGCGCGCGGCCGACGTGCCGCATACGCCCTTGCCGAGCGGAATGCGAACGCAGGCGGGCAGACCTTGGAACGGGCCGAGCACCAGTCCGCCGCTATCCCCCTCAAGCAGGTAGAAACCGACCCAATTGATATCGCTCAGGTAACCGCGGAGCAGCGCCGAGGCGTTGGCCAAATTGGCGATGCGGTAAGGTTCGTCTTCGATCAGGTGCTGCAGCTGCGTCAGCAGCAGCTTTTCATTTTCCTCTCTCGTGCCTGCGTAGGCCTGCGGGTTAAACGTCATTACGAATCATCCTCTCTGATCCGATTATATAGGATAGCGGAGAGGTTCACCAAGACGCCCTTCGGAGCGGCACGGGTCCGTCGAATCATGCGGAGTCTTGATGAATCGACCGATTCACTCATGTATTAAACAGAAACTATATGTTAAAATAAGAGAGCAATTTAGGTAAAAAGTAGCTATTTTTATAGGAAGTAGGTAGTATATTTTGAGAACCTGGCTTCACAAACGTCGAACGGCCGAAGAAGGCTTCTCGTTAATCGAAGTTTTGGCGGCGATCACGATCCTGTCGATCGTCTCTTTGGCGATGACGGCGTTTTTCATACAGGCGATGAGCTACGCAAAGGGGAACCAGAACAAGACGGTGGCGGTGAATCTGGCGCGGAATGCGCTGTTTTTCGTGGAAAAGCAGAGCTTTGATGAGTTTAATAAGTACTTTAAAACTCACTTAAAAGTGGATTCCGCAAATTGCACCTATGAAAACAATCAATATAATTGTAAAAATGATGAAGAAACTGAAAATTTATTCCGAAATATCCCAGGTCTTTGGGGAGTGCTAAATACGAATATAAACGGGAAAGAGTATCAGTTGACTATTGAATACGAAGATCAAGTTTTAAAAAATACTCCAGAAGACCCTAAGAAACGGGATCTTGCTGCCTATTTAATTCCCATAAAAGTTGTGACGAATGAGAAAAATGCGAAGCCGGCGAGCCGTGGATTTGCGGAGGTAGGGGGTTATATTACGGATGAAAAGATTCGCTAAAAATAGAAACGTTAATCAAGATGGATTCACTCTAATTGAGATGATTGCTACCTTGACCGTGCTCTCAATCGTCAGTATTGCAATCTATAGTGTAATACAGTTCGGATTCAATACTTATCATAAAGTTACGATAGAGAACTCGCTAAGGGACGAAGGGGACTTAATCATGTCGAAGATTATTGCCCAATTGTATGAGCAAGGTCCTGAAAGCATAGCAGATTTGCCGAATGGAATTAAATTGATAAATAAGGAAGACAATGCGGTAACCAGTGAAAGTCAAATTCAGATTATTAATAAGAAACTTCATGTGTACCATGAGGATGGCACCGATGAATTGATTGATACAATTTCTGATATCGAGCCTGTTGATCAAGTTACGAAAGAAATTACGATAAGTTGCCAAATAGGAATCGCAGAATGCCCCAGCGGATTGATCGAGGTATCTATTAAACTGTCACAAGCTTTTTCTGGAAAAGTTCAATCATTAGAACTCGAGAGCCGATTTGGATTCTGAGGAGGTAGCTATGAAGCAGTTAAATTGGCGCGATGAAAAAGGGTCAGCGATGCTGCTCGTCGTTTTTATTATTATTGTATTTGCGATGTTAGGTATCGCATTGATGGGTGCAACGATTGGCGGCGCTCAGCGCTCCGAGACGCGGGAGAACGACGTGCAGAGTCTTCATCTCGCAGAGATGGCCTTGAACGAGGCAGCAGCAAGTGTGGCCCTCTTATTCAAGGATAAAGAGGATATTGACCTGAACACCCTTGAGAAACAGCTGAACGCTATTCAACTGACAAGCGTTCAGAGTCAAGTCGGAGGAACCGGCGAGGTCATTAAATTCAATCCTGAAGAAATCAGTGGGGAGAACGTTGGAGGAGATTCTACCAAACGATTTACTATTACTGTACAAGCTAAGGCAATGGTCAATGGAGTTGTGCGCATACTTGAACAAGAGATTAAGTTGGACTCGTACCCTGATTTTCTCAAGTATGGTCTAGGCTCAGAAAATAATGTCATCTTAAATGGAGCCCCCTATTTAAATGGCGACTTATATTCAGGCATTAAATTGTACGTTAAAAATCAAGCTAATTACCGTTATAACAAGTCTCCTAGTGACAAATCATATGATCTTGCTGACACTGTATTCCCTACAATTAAAGGAGATCTGTTTATTCAGGACAAAAACAGCATTGAGGCGACTGACCGTCTAAACAATGTTAAAACTATAGTTTCGCTCGAGGACGCAAGTAAGTTGGCTCAGACAACTGGATTGACCATTAACCATATTCAATATCGTGATCTCAAGAAATTCGTTTCTGTTAATATCGATGAAACATTTCTGGATAAGATTGCAGAAGCAGTAGGGGATACGAAAATCAATCGTAAATATAACTATCCGTCCTTTAACCAGGGGGAAGAAAATGAGTTATCCATCGGGGCCGTTAAGAGTTTTATTGCAACTAGTTTATTAACACATGATAATATTTCTTATATAAGTCTATCGACTGAAAAACCTATTGACCCAGGTCCAAATGCAAATGATGAAACCAGAGCAAACTATATTGATGATTTAACTAACTATTATGAACCTTTTGCTGGTAAGATGCCTGCCGGGACGGCAATCTTTAATGGTGATCTTACGGTGGATGGAATTGAGTTTCAAAATATTCTTTTTAGCGAAAAAGATAAAACCGATCGAACGCCAAAGGAAGAACCTTGGGTAGATCATAAGAGTAACTGGCTCATAGTGAATGGTGATCTTAATATCAAGAACATCAATAAATTAAAAGAATTAGAAGTTAAAGCTAATATACTAGTGACGGGCAATGTTTTCATTCAAGGCAAGGTGAAAATGGATGCAACTATTATC from the Cohnella hashimotonis genome contains:
- a CDS encoding GAF domain-containing protein, translated to MTFNPQAYAGTREENEKLLLTQLQHLIEDEPYRIANLANASALLRGYLSDINWVGFYLLEGDSGGLVLGPFQGLPACVRIPLGKGVCGTSAARRETLRVPDVHAFPGHIACDAASRSEIVVPLYDAAGELIGVLDIDSPLPDRFSEDDQRLLERFNALLAQHM
- a CDS encoding type IV pilus modification PilV family protein, which encodes MRTWLHKRRTAEEGFSLIEVLAAITILSIVSLAMTAFFIQAMSYAKGNQNKTVAVNLARNALFFVEKQSFDEFNKYFKTHLKVDSANCTYENNQYNCKNDEETENLFRNIPGLWGVLNTNINGKEYQLTIEYEDQVLKNTPEDPKKRDLAAYLIPIKVVTNEKNAKPASRGFAEVGGYITDEKIR
- a CDS encoding alpha-glucosidase/alpha-galactosidase encodes the protein MLKIAFIGAGSTIFAKNVLGDCMMTPALAEAHIALHDIDLARLKESETMLNNLNRNNGSKATIKAYADRREALRGATYVVNAITAGAFEPYIRGDHEIPRKYGLKQTYADTLGIGGLFRALRTIGPMLDFARDMEELCPDAWFLNYTNPMAILTGALLRGTGIKAVGLCHSVQVCAKELLEGLGMSAEGVRWRIAGINHQAWLLDITRDGEDLYPEIKRRAAARPGPHDDMVRYEIMNTFGSYVTESSMHGAEYMPYFIKNAYPELLERYNIPTENYKGWGNSRQEYWDRVMRELVNDASIVHVRTHEYASYIMEAMETNTPFKIAGNVLNTGGLISNLPEEACVEVPCLVDANGVTPTRFGPLPQQLAALNRTNINMQLLAIEAALTRKREYIYHAALLDPHTSAELPIDKIKALVDEMLEANGDMLPTYA
- a CDS encoding carbohydrate ABC transporter permease; translation: MQASLGRRAFLVCNYLFLTAAAAACLLPMLNVLAVSFSSSSAVSAGAVKLWPVGFTLKSYAFVVGKPEFGKAFLVSLARVAAGVPLNMLLTILVAYPLSKDRKQFRFRNFYAWYFVLTMLFSGGLIPWYMTIKMTGIIDSFWALILPGAVPIFNVILLLNFFKSLPEEIEEAAEMDGAGRWQALWRIAVPLSAPAVATLTLFSIVTHWNSWFEGLILMNSPSHYPLQSYLQTVIVGRDLSLLTSADIARWSEINDRTSKAAQVFVAMVPVLLVYPFLQKYFAEGIVMGSVKG
- a CDS encoding YuiB family protein, which translates into the protein MREILQEILGTMLFFVLFFGIGFILNMLIKTTWLPTWIYVIVVLPLGVWHFWNPELSVLAFIGVFTLPFIAGIGGALTSGWAIRALRRGGYKMF
- a CDS encoding GtrA family protein produces the protein MWKMDSREIKRVSKFAAIGVLNTGIDIAIFAALVYALDWPSLPAQCVSYFLAFLNSYWWNRRWTFGMRERGSARELLKFGIVNALSFLCATGVLLAAEKGLDLSPIVAKLVSVAASLAVNYVGSKLWVFRQDPEPGRDN
- the hemQ gene encoding hydrogen peroxide-dependent heme synthase; this translates as MSEAAQTLDGWYALHDFRTIDWTAWKAAAPEERETARQELLGLIADWRATEERKEGSLAVYAIVGQKADFVFMHLRETLEELNAIENAFNRSAFAKFAKPEYSYVSIVELSSYLAPAGTDPMQIPEVAARLKPILPQSKHICFYPMNKRRLLGDNWYSLSMDERKTLMRSHGMIGRNYAGKVKQIITGSIGFDDWEWGVTLFADEALQFKKLVYEMRFDEVSARYGEFGPFYVGNLLTADGFADLLRV
- a CDS encoding PulJ/GspJ family protein, which translates into the protein MKRFAKNRNVNQDGFTLIEMIATLTVLSIVSIAIYSVIQFGFNTYHKVTIENSLRDEGDLIMSKIIAQLYEQGPESIADLPNGIKLINKEDNAVTSESQIQIINKKLHVYHEDGTDELIDTISDIEPVDQVTKEITISCQIGIAECPSGLIEVSIKLSQAFSGKVQSLELESRFGF
- a CDS encoding class I SAM-dependent methyltransferase, giving the protein MPKSLEAIEAYRRSPYAEEALSAAPPWLKLLASAEETVVNLERIASIRELTQSNPVLDYVERSLRLLDALPVSYWIKELVEEALAWCETAKGGSRRDRLGWQAQGINFRVHNIGSAQLYARQEAAAGAASERTQLVHALVETHGLVGQELRGEVPPEDHDPLARALERSLDSAEERERMLTALNYCIIAAVSPALWTEVEPEVAAIVRRIAAGNAAGTQLPIRERLRRLRTQSIRRGEDFEGELAALDAEHSLLAALTPLESKTFWYVEAALKDFSLAQFLKIFAIVACDDTLPEVKHISFENVMNAMYYDYKGSKKINVYKKRIIEKYLGELDWERISSGTDALGNPHLRHRLICKSQLPDTLFFDFEFSPAAERLIDFCVEAEKSSLYEKAVLLLFDLFELRRDAYDRFHNEETYLADMNSTADYKKVILDFVVGQKVLDIGPGGGVLLDLLEEKLPHVKAVGIDISANVIEALTRKKHAEARGWEVLQGDALALKDYVEAGSVDTVIFSSILHELYSYIPYNGARFNPDTVAAALRSAFDVLSDGGRIIIRDGIMTEPDERRVIRFLHPDGLAWLARYSRDFAGRKIVYEQLSQNEVSLPVNDAMEFLYTYTWGEEAYVHEVQEQFGYFTPSGYERFIRDTLGEKAEIVVMRHYLQEGYTEALADKVALFDEQGRPVPLPDSTCFIVIARRG